One window from the genome of Methyloradius palustris encodes:
- a CDS encoding SRPBCC family protein has protein sequence MKLISTITTALLTATIAITAQAHGPTPRKTDESVLIKTSPEAMWKKLSAACNIATWHPDVAKCEIINDTQHKITLKNGKSITEEIDEIAEADLTISYRLEGDIDVEALPISSLNGRIRLKAEDGGVRVTWIARYYRAFTGNEPPEGQDDEAAQTAIDQFVKTGLANLAATSQ, from the coding sequence ATGAAACTAATCAGCACCATCACTACTGCCTTGTTAACTGCAACGATTGCAATCACGGCCCAGGCTCATGGTCCCACCCCTAGAAAAACAGATGAGTCAGTACTCATTAAAACTAGCCCAGAAGCGATGTGGAAAAAGCTTTCAGCCGCTTGCAACATTGCGACTTGGCATCCTGATGTCGCTAAGTGCGAAATCATCAACGATACACAGCATAAAATTACTCTCAAAAATGGCAAAAGCATTACTGAAGAAATTGATGAGATTGCTGAAGCCGACCTTACGATTTCATATCGGCTTGAAGGCGATATTGATGTAGAAGCATTACCTATCAGTTCACTGAATGGCAGAATCCGCCTCAAAGCAGAAGATGGCGGCGTACGCGTTACTTGGATAGCGCGTTATTACAGAGCCTTTACTGGCAATGAGCCACCTGAAGGCCAGGACGATGAAGCCGCACAAACAGCCATAGATCAGTTTGTTAAAACTGGGCTGGCTAATCTCGCGGCGACCAGCCAATAA
- a CDS encoding energy transducer TonB has product MLATYSPRAFNQQRQVQPERDSTLYWAVVLSVSLHIMLAFVLPRMDFKKASAEKVMTVEFMAIQPTAKETTPNPEPVAEQQPQPVPDVIKPKPLTKQPTIQKPSQEPSPSAVVEPQQSTPTTSESAKPTTQTTEDARPTTSETTVAQESKPQPAPTPPDTKDARNEYGALLTRAIEKYKQYPAIAQRRGWEGEVILELQLDGNGNMLSCRIYQSSNRESLDNQALEMVRKASPFPLPPTSLRSKTFNILVPVSFKLE; this is encoded by the coding sequence GTGCTGGCAACTTATTCACCGCGTGCCTTTAATCAACAAAGACAAGTTCAACCTGAACGTGACAGCACGTTATATTGGGCGGTTGTCTTATCAGTCTCACTCCACATCATGCTGGCCTTTGTATTACCCAGAATGGACTTTAAGAAAGCGAGTGCTGAGAAGGTGATGACTGTTGAGTTCATGGCGATACAGCCCACAGCAAAGGAAACCACGCCCAACCCTGAACCTGTAGCTGAACAACAGCCACAGCCAGTACCCGACGTCATCAAGCCTAAACCATTAACAAAGCAACCAACCATACAAAAGCCATCGCAGGAGCCATCACCTTCAGCAGTCGTTGAGCCCCAGCAGAGCACTCCCACCACATCAGAATCAGCAAAGCCCACAACACAAACAACGGAAGACGCAAGACCCACCACGAGCGAAACTACCGTAGCTCAAGAATCTAAACCCCAGCCTGCACCCACTCCACCCGATACAAAAGATGCGCGTAATGAATACGGCGCATTGCTCACCCGCGCTATTGAAAAGTACAAGCAATATCCAGCGATTGCCCAAAGACGAGGATGGGAAGGCGAAGTGATTCTTGAGCTACAACTGGATGGTAATGGCAACATGCTGAGTTGCCGTATCTATCAATCGAGCAATAGAGAGTCCCTGGATAATCAAGCGTTGGAGATGGTGAGAAAGGCCTCACCTTTCCCTTTACCACCAACATCATTACGTAGCAAAACGTTTAATATTCTGGTGCCAGTGTCGTTTAAACTGGAGTGA
- a CDS encoding vWA domain-containing protein, which translates to MDVFNLTSLLNLVNFNNNDLLQNAGFQSPWLLLLILLALLPLLIRGHSYFPHPSLLRLPEDKLSRWIARIWRGSGALGIAAIAIALAGPYWGEQQVEKIGRGAHVMIVLDRSASMNEGFADKSGDKKISKMAAARSVLQQFVKEGHEDLVGMVTFSTSPILVAPLGADREVVQAALAATEAGGMGFTAVARGLGMALDYFEGKPVTGARAILLVSDGGAHLDVKTQDLIRDMFRRQNAELYWIYLRSNNGASLNDVPTEENGGDAYPEYQLHEYFKTLKVPYHAYEAENPEAVSTAMADIAKLKNKPTRYQEAVSRQDLSGAFYLIACLCAFVLMALHLTEVKQWRSI; encoded by the coding sequence ATGGATGTATTCAATCTGACCAGCCTTCTTAATCTGGTCAATTTCAACAATAACGACCTATTGCAAAATGCAGGATTCCAATCGCCATGGTTATTACTGCTGATATTACTGGCGCTTTTGCCATTGCTCATTCGAGGCCACAGCTATTTCCCTCATCCCTCGCTACTTCGATTACCCGAAGACAAATTATCCCGCTGGATAGCCCGTATATGGCGTGGCAGCGGCGCATTAGGCATTGCTGCCATTGCCATTGCCTTGGCTGGCCCTTACTGGGGAGAACAGCAGGTAGAAAAAATAGGCCGTGGCGCTCACGTCATGATAGTGCTAGACCGTAGTGCAAGCATGAATGAAGGCTTTGCCGATAAATCAGGTGATAAGAAAATCTCAAAAATGGCAGCTGCAAGATCAGTACTACAACAATTCGTTAAAGAGGGTCATGAGGACTTAGTCGGCATGGTGACTTTCAGCACCTCTCCCATACTGGTTGCCCCTCTGGGTGCAGATCGCGAAGTGGTGCAAGCCGCTTTAGCCGCCACCGAGGCTGGCGGCATGGGCTTTACCGCAGTAGCGCGTGGTTTGGGCATGGCGCTGGATTATTTCGAGGGTAAGCCCGTGACGGGAGCGCGTGCCATTTTGCTGGTATCTGATGGCGGTGCGCATCTTGATGTTAAAACGCAGGATCTGATACGCGATATGTTTAGACGCCAGAATGCAGAGTTGTACTGGATTTACCTGCGCTCTAACAATGGCGCCAGCCTAAACGATGTACCCACAGAAGAAAACGGCGGCGATGCTTATCCCGAGTATCAACTACATGAATATTTCAAAACGCTCAAAGTGCCTTACCACGCCTATGAGGCAGAAAATCCAGAAGCAGTTAGTACCGCCATGGCCGATATCGCCAAACTCAAAAATAAGCCAACCCGCTATCAGGAGGCTGTATCCAGGCAGGACTTGAGTGGTGCGTTCTACCTGATTGCCTGTTTGTGCGCATTCGTGCTGATGGCGCTACATTTAACTGAGGTGAAACAATGGCGCAGCATTTAA
- a CDS encoding vWA domain-containing protein encodes MSTGVSKYLKAIRIRQHWLPDLRGCLLAAALLLLAICLASPHATLPRRVYDWFIVLDITQSMNVRDYTDEHNSGRNISRLELAKQAIRQSLRNLPCGSQVALGLFTERETLNIVRPLEVCTHFSALDQTVSRMDWRMAWAADSFIAHGIYSAIEQAPKLGKHMHIAFITDGNQAPPVNEKYMPAFVGKPGNVQGTIFGAGKTELSPIPKLDEHDNITGYWDQEEVMQFGTFGMAEVLSVLAMEGHQASRNEGHSPGAALLENAHLSGVDESNLQRLSKTTGLEYSKLDSSHQLAQQLTASRMATWRTADTDLRPWLAVPALILLIAFFIPAWVFKSIQGYLIGLPLHLTRKKAS; translated from the coding sequence ATGAGTACAGGTGTTAGCAAGTATCTTAAAGCCATACGAATTCGTCAGCATTGGCTGCCAGACCTCAGGGGGTGTTTATTGGCAGCAGCTTTGCTGTTACTTGCCATCTGCCTTGCCAGCCCACATGCCACCCTACCAAGGCGCGTTTACGACTGGTTTATTGTGCTGGACATTACCCAAAGTATGAATGTGCGCGATTACACAGATGAGCATAACAGCGGTCGCAACATCAGCCGTCTGGAGCTCGCCAAACAAGCTATCAGGCAAAGTCTGCGCAATCTGCCCTGTGGTTCGCAAGTAGCTCTGGGGCTATTCACCGAGCGCGAAACGCTGAATATCGTGCGCCCTCTGGAAGTGTGCACACATTTTTCCGCACTTGATCAAACGGTATCTCGCATGGATTGGCGCATGGCATGGGCTGCAGACTCATTTATCGCGCATGGAATCTACAGCGCTATTGAGCAGGCGCCCAAGCTGGGTAAGCATATGCATATAGCGTTTATTACCGATGGCAATCAGGCGCCGCCAGTCAATGAGAAGTACATGCCTGCTTTCGTAGGCAAGCCTGGCAATGTTCAAGGCACTATTTTTGGCGCCGGCAAAACGGAGCTGAGCCCGATTCCCAAACTGGATGAGCATGACAATATCACTGGCTACTGGGATCAAGAAGAGGTCATGCAGTTTGGTACGTTTGGTATGGCAGAGGTGCTTTCTGTGCTCGCCATGGAAGGCCACCAAGCCAGCAGGAATGAGGGTCATAGTCCAGGTGCCGCTCTTTTGGAGAACGCCCATCTCTCTGGGGTGGATGAATCAAACCTGCAAAGGCTGAGCAAGACGACTGGACTGGAATACAGCAAGCTGGATAGCTCCCATCAATTAGCTCAGCAACTCACAGCATCACGCATGGCAACGTGGCGCACAGCAGATACTGATTTGCGGCCATGGCTGGCAGTTCCAGCACTGATATTGCTCATTGCATTTTTTATCCCCGCTTGGGTTTTCAAATCAATCCAAGGCTATTTAATCGGCTTACCACTTCACTTAACCAGAAAGAAAGCATCATGA
- a CDS encoding PepSY domain-containing protein has protein sequence MKYIAMNVCFAALSIVATNVNADDFAFPKTKVSIEKCVQAAWKVHPGELVKSELKVEKKVPIYEFDINGTDGKEWDVECNALSGKITETEEEVKSAEDPLFKPKVKVSEAEAKKTALAAYPGEIVEIEYEVESDGAASYEFDIKLKNGKEMKVEVDATSGKIVEASYEIYQSGKE, from the coding sequence ATGAAATATATCGCCATGAATGTTTGTTTTGCCGCATTAAGTATTGTTGCAACTAATGTAAATGCAGATGATTTTGCTTTTCCAAAAACCAAAGTCAGTATTGAGAAGTGTGTGCAGGCTGCCTGGAAGGTTCATCCTGGTGAGTTAGTCAAATCGGAGCTCAAGGTTGAAAAGAAAGTTCCAATCTATGAATTTGATATCAATGGTACGGATGGCAAGGAATGGGATGTAGAGTGCAACGCGCTTTCGGGAAAAATCACTGAAACGGAGGAAGAAGTAAAGAGTGCTGAAGATCCACTCTTTAAACCCAAGGTGAAAGTGTCTGAAGCTGAGGCTAAGAAAACTGCATTAGCTGCTTACCCCGGTGAGATAGTTGAGATTGAATATGAAGTGGAGTCAGATGGTGCAGCCAGTTATGAATTTGATATCAAATTGAAAAATGGCAAAGAAATGAAGGTTGAAGTGGATGCCACTAGCGGCAAGATCGTAGAGGCTAGTTATGAGATATACCAGAGTGGCAAAGAGTGA